One segment of Salvelinus alpinus chromosome 1, SLU_Salpinus.1, whole genome shotgun sequence DNA contains the following:
- the LOC139532963 gene encoding sialate:O-sulfotransferase 1-like: protein MATPLYRLRCFLRRAQMLLLFLGIAYLMAGSILLLQRSSLTLRTTQPPGSASLSSLMALPAPPTAVRAAPGLGMRARSRWAAPQGVLGGGMGIKMGRHWPTSRHLRVQHLHRRWFHGLMPDAQEQRGPLQSNTRHKGTYMGCFMHDANDQALGGTVLYDLRKMTSSLCQDTCSESGYRFAGLEYGAECHCGNHISSSRAQEEDCSLVCRGERGERGVPCGGVGRLSIYKVEEQLPGQRKFRNVRYGGCFKVPKNTTNTFPVYSFQPNSTSQTCIETCTDKELPLAVLRKPHCYCIRASFLFRLSQRLPLDQPCLETNGTEHTDSSISTSPSDQDYYQVYQTPVLDSRCKERTFLPERSTSLVALSSFPGAGNTWVRHLIELVTGYYTGSFYFDGALYNRGFKGEKDYWKSGRSICVKTHESGQREIEMFDSAILLIRNPYRSLMAEFNRRCAGHLGYATDAQWRSKEWPEFVDSYAPWWASHALSWLQFGRRLLVVHYEDLQRALFPQLRLLTLFLNATMMEERLMCAKSNQDGHFKRSGGAQRPSFDPFTAEMRSTIDSYILTVDQALRDRNYNGLPHKY, encoded by the exons ATGGCCACGCCCCTCTACAGGCTGCGTTGCTTCCTGCGGCGAGCTCAGATGCTCCTCCTCTTCTTGGGCATCGCCTACCTGATGGCAGGGAGCATTCTGCTGCTGCAGCGCTCCAGCCTGACCCTGAGGACCACCCAGCCACCAGGCAGCGCCAGCCTCTCTTCTCTCATGGCACTGCCAGCGCCTCCCACAGCCGTGAGGGCTGCCCCCGGCCTGGGCATGAGGGCGCGCTCCAGATGGGCAGCCCCCCAGGGCGTGTTGGGTGGTGGAATGGGCATCAAGATGGGGCGGCACTGGCCCACATCCCGGCACCTGAGGGTCCAACATCTGCACCGCCGCTGGTTCCACGGTCTGATGCCAGACGCACAGGAGCAGAGGGGTCCCCTACAAAGCAATACCAGGCACAAAG GGACCTACATGGGCTGCTTCATGCATGATGCCAATGATCAAGCCCTGGGGGGAACCGTGTTGTATGACCTGCGCAAAATGACCAGCTCTTTGTGTCAAGACACCTGCTCAGAAAG TGGGTACCGATTTGCAGGTCTGGAGTACGGAGCAGAATGTCACTGTGGTAACCACATCAGCAGCTCGCGGGCCCAGGAGGAGGACTGTAGCCTGGTCTGCAGGGGGGAGAGGGGCGAGAGGGGAGTCCCCTGTGGGGGTGTGGGGCGCCTCTCCATCTACAAGGTGGAGGAACAGCTCCCGGGACAGAGGAAAT TCAGAAACGTCCGCTATGGTGGCTGCTTCAAGGTTCCAAAGAACACCACCAACACCTTCCCTGTCTACTCCTTTCAACCAAACTCCACTTCACAGACCTGCATCGAGACCTGCACAGATAAG GAGCTCCCACTGGCTGTGTTGAGGAAGCCACATTGTTACTGCATCCGGGCCTCGTTTCTATTTAGACTGAGTCAACGTTTGCCACTGGACCAGCCATGTCTGGAGACTAATGGCACAGAACACACTGATTCCTCCATCTCCACTTCCCCATCTGACCAAGACTACTACCAGGTCTACCAGACACCTGTACTTG ACTCTAGGTGCAAAGAGAGGACATTTCTGCCTGAGAGGTCTACCTCCCTGGTGGCTCTCTCAAGCTTCCCCGGAGCTGGAAACACCTGGGTACGCCACCTGATCGAGCTAGTGACAGGCTACTACACTGGTAGCTTCTACTTCGATGGCGCGCTTTACAATAGAG GTTTCAAAGGGGAGAAGGACTACTGGAAGAGTGGGCGTAGCATCTGTGTTAAGACACATGAGAGTGgtcagagagaaatagagatgtTTGACTCTGCCATCCTGCTGATCCGTAACCCCTACCGTTCCCTCATGGCAGAGTTCAACCGGAGGTGTGCTGGACACCTGGGCTATGCCACAGACGCACAGTGGAGGAGCAAAG AATGGCCAGAGTTTGTTGACAGCTACGCCCCCTGGTGGGCGTCCCACGCTCTGAGCTGGTTGCAGTTTGGCCGTCGCCTGCTGGTGGTACACTACGAGGACCTGCAGAGGGCGCTCTTCCCCCAGCTCCGCCTCCTCACCTTGTTCCTCAACGCCACCATGATGGAGGAGAGGCTGATGTGTGCCAAAAGCAACCAGGATGGACACTTCAAACGCTCTGGGGGGGCCCAGCGGCCTTCCTTCGACCCCTTTACAGCAGAGATGAGGAGCACCATCGATTCCTACATCCTCACGGTGGACCAGGCCCTGAGGGACAGGAACTACAATGGCCTGCCACACAAATACTAA